The window AATCAAGTTGGAAAAAATTAACAGATTTGGGGTGAAACACTGAAATCTGGTCGGATCTTGCTTTGTGGGATGTGGATATTGGTGGGTCTTCCTCTTCTTATTTCAATACAACGAACCTCCCTTGTTTCTCATTTCCTCCTCCTCCCGTAGAAAAAACAGCACCAACACCATACGAAAACAATTTTAGCTTTTTCTTTTGGTAtttgctttcttcttcctctgtgAGAAATGGGGATGTCTGCCACAGATTCACAGTTTCACGTTCTAGCTGTTGATGACAGCGTCATCGATCGAAAGCTGATCGAGAGGCTCCTCAAGACCTCATCGTATCAAGGTAAATAAACCCCTGCACTCGAGGTTTCGAGTTCCATTTTTTCCTTTCCAGAATAAGAAGAATATGGGTTCTCATTGTTTTACCATATTAATGttgggttttggttgttgaatGCAGTTACTACAGTTGATTCTGGTAGCAAGGCTCTTGAGTTTCTGGGGTTTTATGAGGATGACCAAAGCAGTTCAGATTCACCTTCTATCTCCCCAAACAATCAACAGGtcctctctcaatctctcaaattcccaatCTTTTGATTACTTTTCTCTCCATTTCCCCCCctgttttttggtaaaaatattaataaaaaaaatatgggtttcTAAATTTGATTGGTTTTCTGTGGTTGTGCAGGAAGTGGGAGTGAATCTTGTAATTACAGACTACTGTATGCCTGGAATGACAGGATATGATTTGCTCAAGAAAATCAAGgtatgctttttatttttttatattcccttgcattttttcttttcctcgaTCTTTCCCCATTGAGTTTTCTTCCATCTGTCCAATGGAGTTTTACAATTGTCCAATTGCCCACTTGGGTTTAAACTATCAATTAAAATCTCCTGGAATATTTGCCCACCAATTTTTCAACCCAAAAATAAGTCAGGTTCCAGATGTCAGTCGCAAGATTTCCTTTGTCACATTCCAAAAAGTTtataggattttttttattttttttttgtggatttCTCAGGAGTCTTCATCTCTGAGGAACATACCTGTTGTGATCATGTCATCTGAGAATGTGCCTTCAAGAATCACCAGGTAACTTTTCTTTTTAGGGATTTTCACGCTCTCGTTTTCTGTTTCTGCACTCCTCGTGTTTCCGTCTCTTGATTCTCCTTTATCCAAACGTaaagaaaagtgaaaaaggGAGGAACAGAGTGaacggaaaagaaaaaaaaagggagtgcAGAAATCACTTACCTTAAAAAAATGGTAGGAAAATTTGAATTGTGAAGTTTAATTGATTAAACTATGTGGTTAATAACAGATGCTTGGAAGAAGGGGCTGAGGAGTTTTTCTTAAAGCCAGTGAGACTATCAGACTTGAGTAGGCTTAGACCCCATTTGATGAAAACCAAGTCCAGCaatcaaaaccaagaaaaacaagaagatgAATCTGAAAACTCAGAGACTCAATCACAGGAGCAGGATCATGAACTAGAACAGCAACAACCGCAAACGATGCCGCCCAACAATAACAAGAGGAAGGCAATGGAAGAGGGGCTTTCACCTGATAGAACTAGACCCAGATACAGTGGGATCGCCACTCTGGTttgatttccaatttttttttttttctcctgaTGATTTGAACAACGTAATTTTACTaccttttttctccttttttttgttgttgttcttttttttttttttgtcatttcagCTGCTGGTTGATACTGGCCGAAATGAGTGTAGAGGGTTTTTTTTCATGTCTACAATTACATGAAAATAGTTACATTCCAATTTTGTTGTGCTAGTTTGATTAATGACATAaagtagaaaaattaaataaataaattgatgtATAATGAAACAGGATTACTTTGATCAACGGAGTGTTTCCTTGTTTCcgctttttgtttttctaaaaAATTGCACTTAAATTGGTACATCCCGATTCATAACTGGCCTGCAGGGGAAAGGAATTGAGTATTTGCAGGATGATGTGAGTGTAAACTTTGTTAATGGTTAATTGaacatttaatttaacaaaatttatagtttgacaaaaaaaaaaaaaatcataattggCTTGAATATAAAGGGGTTTAAGACTCATAGTTCTGGGCTTAAGTAAATTGGTTAGAGCGGTGTGCTTCTTGTACTTGACTCAAGTTCAAAGCCTCTCTTCTCAATTTAAATTAGattagttttgaagaaagttgaggttgtattataaaattaattgataatacgAAGAATAGTCCAACTTACTAACTCTACGGGTCCAAATTAAATTATTCTCAACACGTACCCTCATGTGATGATTTTCAATCCTAAACATATGGATAACACAACAAGGTGACGTGGATCATGTATGGCTGTTGGGCTTCACACATTAGACaatctgctctgataccatgaaaaaagttgaggttacaccataaaattaattggcaatatAAGGAGTAGTCcaacttacttttttttttttatgatactTACTTAAGTACGTCCGTCATCTTATcgatgtgagattcattctctaacaaagttaaataaaaattattgtgTTTTTTGTCTAGATCAAGTCAAGCTCAACCAGTCACCTAATAGCAAGGCAGGTGGCACATGATTTGCCTCCTCAGTCTGAAACCAAAAGAAAACAGCATATCTTTCACATCCTCCTCGATATCAATATTCTTCAACCGTTCATGAAGCCGGGTGCATACGCCATTTTTTTCTAGTCTTTATTCTCATGTGAGTTGGGGTGGCGGGAGTGCCTTGCAAGTGGCGAGGGGAGCCCCTAGAATTTTCGACAAGAACATTTTCTGATTTGCGGTGGGCTAGAGCACACCCGAGTCCCCACCCCAGCCTGTCATGACATGCCCCCAAAAACTTCACCCTTGTCATTCTGACAAGGCCTAGGGCTTGAAAGATGACCTTCAACCTGAAAAACCACCTCCTGCGGGCCAAATCGAAGAGATCAAGTGGTGGGTCATGCGAAGCCTATCCAAAAGCTCGAGCAAGTTAAGCCTGGCCTTGTCCAGCAAACAAGGTTGATGTCATGCCAAGCAAATTAAGCCTGGCTTTGCTCCATCGAACAAGATTAACGTCAACCACGTTTTGTAATTTACATGCAATGCAACAAGgtaacccaaaaaataaaataaaaaaaatatttatgaaTAGTAATCATCTTTACCCAACAAGTGGAGTTGCACAAATATAAATACTATTGAGAGTGAATAATACGAGCAATTTACATGTCTCTTGCCCTTTAAAACGGGTGAAACTAATGGACCCAAGCAGGCCTTTTTGAGTACTTAAATGAGAGAGTCATCACAGCCATACCCCATGACAATTGAGTTTTAAAAGTCCATCACcataggcttatcaacattaattaatcaaattaatggagcataaatttgaaaaagaagaaatcacatccttctttttgctactctatttattaaaattcctttcatttttaatttttgatcaaggttcttggtattaataacatcattaattatttgaataataaaatatttttatttttaaatatattcctttagtgttaaaaatgtatatttatatttatgactaaatttttatcatatatttttatttttagttcgtacctatttttaatttgtacccatatattagtttctttttgtacccatattttttttaaagttttatttgtgtttgtaccatgtATACCGTcacatgacattgtatatttaatcaatgatagaaaaattacatatggtatatttatgttttatgcctaaattttgtatcatatatttatatttttagtttgtacccactttttgacacaccccgaccataAAATCAGGGCGTGTTGGCCGTCATGTGGGTATgatgtaaccaaaagtgcgacgcggaagcaaaaaggtaaaagaaataTGAAGGggtaaaaaccaactactagcaataatatccgaactaacatgctagagtgagtttaagtgtgaaacacacataatcagagcataaatactaggtgcagtcaagtaggaccattactaaattacaacacctgaGGGTGAGTCATACATTTAGGTAGTTTGCCAGAACGCCGTGGAAATCTTCATGAGCCAAcaacactgctaactagaacctggaggggcgcaaaaacaagattgagtgggtcagtaaaacaaagcttttcgaaaatatttcatttaataacaCTTTTAACCCCTCATTGTAAAACCTGTatgctttcccagaaaataatatatatatatatatatatatatatatatatatatataaccatatataacagcaaataactcaaatcacaagtctttaacacttttcaggaAAATATGTCATGCTATGcttcaaaacataataaggatgcatcaatataacaagtgaaataaggaatcaacccgAGACCCTGCAGCTGTCCTGTACAGCTAATTCTATGGCTCAATACCcaatccagccggagtcacaaactgtgacctgtacggcactactctgcacacaagtcggaactaTCTGAAgtagtttgtacgacaagaatggtgtaagaatacgctctagtgcttctctcatcaacagttgtataataatctaaagttacctataagtcggaaccacctctaatggtctatACGACATGTTGGAACCatctctaatggtctgtacaacatgcacctacttggatccaagatgagcgtgtggtgcgggtgaataatataagcactaacaccatgggtgcaggttatgagctctcaacataaaTCACATCAAACAATAaatcacatgaacaacataaaactcacctgatactcacctgtgcgttcACAGCACCATTTAACGTATATACATCAAATACtagttcatatatttcatataatatgcatgcatggcattttaaagcATACTattatttaaattcaatttctgggaaaagtcagtagtatataggtatatacagaaaataactgcccactcactggtaaatCGAAGGGttgtaacccccgtgacgcccttgaacgcgctcgtcctcgggataggtctcacctatatgcgaaacaactataaaaacgttattttaaagcacataaccaacaatatgTAATaattctcatacgatgctcaatttgggtatatgaatatactacagtgacctactcgacttCACGAACGTTgagatatttttagaataatttttcaaCGCCGCATGCGCCCCCACGCGTGTCATCCCTTACCTCCAGACGCCGGAAAATCTCGTCGGCACCGGAAAACTGGGAAAATTTCTAACTAAGGTTTCTCCCTCGATTCTTCACCATTTCTCAcgcaatttataccaaaatgaagccctaagcatgtagaatcacgtcAAACAAGTTTCAAGATCTAAAATCCACTAGATCTTACTTGAGGAagctcgataatccggccaaattTGAAAAGCTTCGTTCTCAGTCCTCCGACGTCTAAATTCTACCAACGAAGTACCCCGAAGCTCGTGAGaacctccttaagctcactgtgagcttgaaattccctgaaacacaatgttttacgtgtgcatgaacagtgcacattttcggggttagggtttcacGATAATTTCGAAGGTCTTAAGTTCCAAAATTAGTATGTTTGAACTCAGAGACTCAAGATGAGTTCGATTCTTACCTTAGAACCTTCGATCTGTGAAGAAATGGCGTAGAATAAGCTTGTCCGTACGTGCACAGTGACAAAGGTGCAGAaaaaccgagagagagaagggagagaaagtccacgggagtgagagagaaaaggcaggtttgtgtgtgtgtggtccacattaatccctaaccacacaattgAAAACATAACCTAAGTTCCAAATTAAATTTTCCACAAACTTAGGAAGGACAATATTAATCAAATGTATAAGTCACACACACACCTTAGAAATCTTTAGGGACAATTCCATCTTTTCATAACTTCGGTAAAagatttcgggacgggctgtgacacttttaatttgcaacattttaaaaaaaaaattgtagtattttctttttagttttattttgtactcatgtattaatttcttttagcacctatattttttttaaattcatttgtactcataattttttaatcttttatctgtaccctaatttatttataatgtacccattcttctttgttaatgtaccactttgttatatgtgaaatgtaccaatttttttgtaaaatgtaccaatttttctAACACAATACAtttttttgccatttattatttcttatttttacatagtttttatccatttattcaatcaaaatgtttgaattttgttattgtaaccgtttctaatagtattataatgagggattttaaatttataggattataaatcacataaaatatcaaacaattaatgtcaaaactataaaaataaaaatattaattgaaaTATAATGAGGTGTTCAAAGTCAAggaactttgatcaaactttgaatatcatTAAAGTTTAGtaaaagaatgttaaggattagggaatGCATCCAAAATATATTGGTATTAATTCAGTATACTAATGGACCCAAGCATGCCATTTTGAGTACTTAAAAAGTCCATTGTGATGTTATGCTTCAATACTTTTCGCAAATTTTCTTGTGCGGACTATTTTTGCAGACCATCTACACGGACCAACTTAAACCGTTGGATTTCATCGGGACGTCTCACAATAAAATTGAACTCATTGGTGGAACCAGATCATAAATGACTCGTAAATGGGAACATTTTGAATAAAATGTAATATAAGttgaataatttatataaaataggAGAAAAATCATAAAACTATTTCGGAAGTTGCTACTGACTCGTTGCAGGGTGCTCGCCATTTTGAAGAAAACAGGGAAAAACTATATCAAACGAATCACAAGGTGCATGTGGTACATAAtgattaaaatattatataaagTGTTTGTGTAAAatcaagaaaaattgaaaaaataatttgaatgTTCACATGAACTTCTTGAACCGACTTATTGAGAAATGAGCATAAAACCTCTATTATGAGTTgaaatcaaggttctaaaagacattAAGTGTTAGTCAGGCGGTAGTTGGTGCCTAGCGCTAGTCGGGCAGTAGCTGGTGCCTAGCACCTAGGCTATTAGGCGGAGCCTAGGCGAACTAGGTGAATTCAAATAAATTTATGATCTATATGATAAATAAGGGTAtgcttatatttaaaaaatacataattgcttTGGAATATTGTcatatcccggcccggggcggaccacttcttGGGCGCGTtccaccaccatagcacgatattgtccgctttgggccccgactacgccctcacagttttatttctgggaactcacgaccaacttcccagtgggtcacccatcttgggagtgctctggcctccttctcgcttaacttcggagttcctacggaacccgaagctagtgagctcccaaaaggcctcatgctaggtaaggatgggaatatacatttaaggatcactcccctgggcgatgtgggatgttacaataccAGCACAcattgattctaggatcggggtgtgtcaaatatataaattgaaaaataaaatgacaaatagattataaagtattagaacataatgcaaaatgaaaaatatctattttctgtttaaGTGAGAGGCGAGACCTACACAGGCTAGGCGAGTGCCTAAGTAGGTATATgagccatttcttaattttcaaactgacacaccccgacccggaatgtccactaggacttcgaatcaagctgtgctggccaacacttggaaggtgacgaagccataaagtgtgatgatgtggaaaattatgaataaatttaaaccaaagaGTGCCTTaataccagagtgcactggtgagcgggaatgaacccacttcacatatgacgttagagcataagcaagtatAGAAAAGTGAATTAAGAATCATACCATTGAAATAGTCTCCGATACTAAGAGTCGCCACGAGTCTTTGGTGATAAGAAaactcagctaataaaacctagagggtgaagacaagacaaagaTGAGTGGCCTTGTAAGTAAAATActaatagaaaacaaataaaacattaTAATCCCTCACTATAACTGATGTGataattacttgacacacaaattaaaccctattgatgacaattgtagtaatgatgcaagtagggatcgttctagaccggggattaactagggatgctaatcaacaaatataagactcaagaatataagaagaaacttaaaaacacaaaagtaggctttaaaacactaaactagactcaaagagttcaaaacactttaaggcacaaactaaacaaacttaaacacacttcgatacaagaaagtaaatgggaggtattggtttggatgagattgagataacaacaaaaaagtaaaactaaatagatggtttatggattagctagagatccattcttcacacatgacacacttgtacatgaattgatttccaattgcttttcaatagattatgaaactcaacaccccagattaaccgtgatgcactaattaatcctcagatttttcttgatttattgaattggatgaatgcatacgacaatccaaattattctccaaaagtcctctacatgaatgcataatagagatacaatcaaagatcattacgttctatgaaaatcataagtgttaacgaggcattcgtaactatgaatgcatgatacgtttgccaagaattcaattaacgcgattgtgactagcaaccttcactaccaatgaatataaacttgtaacgattaggtgaaactcatttatatcctagcatcaatttcatgcatgaaaactaagtatgcatccttaatcaacatacaagaattagttttgaagaaagtagttaattgaattgcattcacaacttattaaatcacaattggaagaaatcaattcatatctcaaacatgttcatggcttcgaacttcaccctagctaagtaagggtttagttcctcatacttgcaattaaacaaaaacaattgatattaaacatagagaaacaaagtagaagacacctagaatgctccaacaactccaatggaatggctagcacaactccaagcactcctccttctttgcaagccttggaactaatggAAATGTGTATGAATGGCTGTGTGTCTTCCTTGAAGGCTGAATGGTGCTTATATAGaggttggaaatgaaaagaattgcaAGGCAATGGACATGACAACTCACGGCAAAGGAAGAAAGGATGCTGCCAGCTTtgttttgcatgtgtgtgtgctgtttttgtgctctttccacctagaaatAATCATTCCAAAGCCACCCAAAGCTATAAGTGGGAGACCAACAAGAAATCCACTTCATAGTGGTCCAATTTCCTTGCTTTTTCTGCTGTCCATTCACTCCCCTTTGCTGATTCCATTCTAGTGTCGTGTGTgttcatgtgtgtgtgtgtttgtgttgtcctcatcacttcccactcttccattctttaatttctgattccttgctgcccatgtggtgtgtgttttgctgttttctttccttcttgctgcccatgtggtgtttatacttgcacatgcatgttcttcatccatttagctagcaataaacacattttctgccatcacatggcagctatgatgtttgaagttgtaggccaacactttgcacacacacatgcagatTTCTAGCCCtttgaatcatcaaattcgtccatcctcatgtctccatgtttgcaccatccaatcttggcccaaaaatgctccaaagtgctccaaaatgcaccttcttgcatccttggcccaaagaacctacaaacacacaaaaatggcttaaactactaacataactaagaactaagaacataaatgcacgaaaacaaacatactaagtcgcataaatatgctcctatcaataacACCTttataatttccagaaaaatcataatataCCACACACAGCATCTCATCAATAATGTCAAATAATTATgcgattaataactcatactagtacgcaagtcagagtcacctctggtgacctgtacgacttacccatatctctcacatatactagttcattatatatttcatcacatatgctagctcatcgtATATtcgtcacatatgctagctcatcacatattcatcacatatgctagcttatcacatattcatcacatatgctagcccATCGcattacatatctcatcaatcattgctagcacataagccggagtcacctctagtgacctgtacgactgaaaTCGTAACTCATCAATCATTGCTAGCtcataagccggagtcacctctagtgacctgtacaacACTATACTGCACACAAGTCGAAACCACTAAAAatgtatgtacgacaagattgggtgtaatataattatgctcaatgctacgcATTCAAGATAACCAtgtgataaatcgctagtcacatacgagtcggaaccacccgGAACCACCTatggtggtctgtacgacaagactgtgcacttaaattggatccaatgtgagcatagagtgcaggaggtgacattataaacatgcatgtaccatatctctggctaaatcacaatcacccggggtgcaggtttatgagctttaaatgcatctaatacaacatgtacgactcataagcaacctgtacgacaatgcTAGAGTTGCCTTaaacataaatgtagtcataTCATAACCCCATCAGTTCAACTAATACCGTATacttacttgaacttacctaaacttacctgaacttacctgtgtgtcctgcgttcacctttgcacttcagggcgttcacaataattatgtgcaagggATATACgtatggatatgccatgatgaaatctaaaataaaaacatttcatAGTATTTCCAATTATATAATATGGTGTACTAACTATTAATCACCaaaacataaagtttttttttaccaatatccctcacattgctcaattccttaaaccAGGTTATTGTCTCGATTATataatctcatttcttatatggctACTTCTAACATCTCGTtaaactgcctacgtaccctaaacagggatcaagccattcgtagttcacaatagtcatttatagtaatacgcatatggatatatcacgatgaaatctaaactcaatcatctcatagtattttataacatataaatatatatatatatatatatatatatatgtcatggcataaatttctcaattttatttaaaaacatttatagaattatcaatcatgaaaaatatgatgagcaaggaaagatccactcacctaGAGTCCGTGCTACAACTTCATAGCATAAACATCGAGGCGTCACAAATGATCGGCGTCTGtgaacaattatcaaaccatatcTTAGAATTCTCGTTGATACAATACATAACTTACATCGCACATAAGTCTAAGTAATTCGGTCCAGAAGATCTACATATCAGATCtttgatccgtaacttccaacgattcacattatgcttctagaataacatactaaaatttcattacgatccaacggacGGATCTCCGCTAATTAccaaaaaccaagtggcggtcaacattttattttacgaatTTACCAATCCAATTCGAGGAGATCCGtacatcggattcccaatccctAAGTTCCTATATttctcaaatattatgaataataacctattaaagtttgatgacgatccaacggtcggatcgtcgttTCATATAATGGCCTATTAACGAATCTTAGAGAATTTTGGTTCTAACGATCAATCTACGTCATTAAATTctcaaaactgaattcaaggcatcaaatatAGCTTTAAAATAGCATTGGCGGCCCTCTGGCCACGCACAGCCGAGGGTGGCGGTTGGCCTCCCCGACTTgccggaaaaatcaactatctctaaaaattaccaaaatttgcagatttgaatatctcaatgagtagaacaacttttATACCTGTGACCAATGCCAatttgacacatcccgaccagAGTCGAGacgtgctggccatcacgtgagagtgacgtagccatgagcGCAAAGCGGAAACGATAAAGAGTAAGAGAAATactaacaatttaaaaccaagcAACTAGCAATCCCAGATAAGAAAGGATGCTAAAGAGAGTTTAAGTGTATAAATACACTTTCAGAGCAATAAGAAAATCtagttgcagtcaagtaggacaattACTAAGACACAACACCCTAAAGTAAATCTTACTTTTCagattctgtcagaacaccgttggattcctcgtggccaccaaactcCGCTACCTAAGACttagaggggcgaaaaacaaagttgagtgggtcatttcctttgaatatactaatCCCTCggcgtaaaacaagtatatagtactttcccagaaaatagaatacataaatatgtatataaataCATCACTTTAATTCATGCTTtacataatcataataatatgtatgtcatgccaagatataacaaagtaagtcattcaagtaagaataatttcatagaaatataacatgctagccggaacccctgtggtagtctgtacggctgaattcatagctcaaaagtcaatccagtcggagtcactacaatgacctataagGCAATAaactgcacaagagtcggaaccaaatgaaaaggtctgtacgacaataatgggtgtaatataattatgctcaatactactctcacataatagccgggcgataaatcgctaatcACCTACTTGTCGGAACCGTAAataaggtatgtacgacaagactgtgcacttaaattggatccaatatgagcatatagtgcgggaggtgacataataaacaggcctgtatcatatctctggctaattcacaatcaccctaggtgcacttttatgagctcaacattattcaatcacatatcacatcatcggcaattcacataaccaaacatacttacctgggcttacctgagcctccacagcaccatgcaacaataTGCATAGTTATGATAATGCTTATACTAAATTATGAGGCATATATGACAtgacatttaaatcacatttcctttaaatacgttttctgggaaaaacgtcaagtgtgtatatatatatacgaaaaataactgcccactcatagatatgtcgatgggtcgtagcccccaagcCTCGATTGATTACGCTCGTCCTGAGAATAGGCCTCACCTAGAGGCGTAATAAtcaaataaacgttatttaacgtacataaccaacaataagtaataacttctcatatattgctcaaattgggtatatgaatataccacagtgacctacacaacctcaggatcatccccatatttttagaatatttttcctAGCTCCCACACACCACCACGCGTTGGCCAAGGCATGGCCagacgcgccccccacgcgcggccatgtgccaggcacactgacggtgTCAACTGACGTCGTCAGGTATATTCTGGAATATTCTGTTTATTCCTTAAAAAAACTTAACGGCGTGACCtaacgccgttagaatattccgtttaACTTAACGGAATATCCTCTCGTCTTCTACCTTCAGCTCCGGCGACCGTCGCCGTCGTCGAAAAACTGGGAAATTTTCAAGACTCTATAACTCACTCGTTTTTCAtccattttttacaaaattaccaccaaaatgaagcttaggacatAAGGAAGAGAAATATACCACTTTAAAGCCTCAAAGTCGACTGAATCACACCAGAGAAATTCCAAAAAAACTGGCCAACCCTTGAACTCGTGATCCCGACATCCAAAACACTCCAATACACCCTGAGCTTCGTGACA is drawn from Malus domestica chromosome 14, GDT2T_hap1 and contains these coding sequences:
- the LOC103454584 gene encoding two-component response regulator ORR10, whose protein sequence is MGMSATDSQFHVLAVDDSVIDRKLIERLLKTSSYQVTTVDSGSKALEFLGFYEDDQSSSDSPSISPNNQQEVGVNLVITDYCMPGMTGYDLLKKIKESSSLRNIPVVIMSSENVPSRITRCLEEGAEEFFLKPVRLSDLSRLRPHLMKTKSSNQNQEKQEDESENSETQSQEQDHELEQQQPQTMPPNNNKRKAMEEGLSPDRTRPRYSGIATLV